The following proteins are encoded in a genomic region of Cryptomeria japonica chromosome 11, Sugi_1.0, whole genome shotgun sequence:
- the LOC131068289 gene encoding uncharacterized protein LOC131068289, giving the protein MDRGKGEEGSENYVEGGYHPVNRGDLLNEERYVVQSKLGWGGFSTVWLAWDTQLNKYVALKISRSKDYFRETALREIETLKVISEADPDDKECVVKLLDYFMHSGPNGNHVCLVLELLGDNLRTLLKHYSGKGIPLNKVKEICFHILRGLDFLHGKLSIVHTDLKPENILLLSTIDPKKDPKKLGVPLIPSSNKGKSIIATSSSSGSNICKKGNQQIRSNQKGKLVAQDCGTAANEEEEKLGVEAQTRTWGNEKILSGAWEGNLAQRIRELNINSLSEKQNSMSSLDLKCKIGDMGNARWLPIDKMGPIQTHRYKCPETLLGSSFSTPADIWSVGCIAFELATGDFLFSHRAKNNQEKLVNHLGLMIELLGVMPWGVATGGKVSRDLFDNKGNVKGYRKCGRKLIDLLRDKFGYAKKNADDFRDFLVPLLHFVPEKRPTAMQALLHPWLGGGPRLLQPSSSAAQTQQNAEVIPEEKTAV; this is encoded by the coding sequence ATGGACAGGGGCAAAGGAGAGGAGGGCTCCGAAAATTACGTTGAGGGAGGATACCACCCTGTGAATAGAGGCGATCTCTTGAATGAAGAGCGCTATGTGGTGCAATCCAAGCTGGGCTGGGGCGGTTTTTCCACTGTTTGGCTTGCCTGGGACACCCAACTCAACAAATATGTGGCCCTCAAGATATCAAGGAGCAAAGATTATTTTAGAGAAACGGCCCTTCGTGAGATTGAAACCCTGAAAGTAATATCAGAGGCGGATCCAGATGATAAAGAATGTGTTGTTAAATTGCTTGATTATTTCATGCACAGTGGACCAAATGGGAATCATGTGTGTTTGGTTCTTGAGCTTTTAGGAGACAATTTAAGGACACTTCTCAAACATTATAGCGGCAAGGGTATTCCATTGAACAAGGTAAAGGAAATCTGTTTTCATATCTTGCGAGGACTTGACTTCTTGCATGGGAAACTTTCAATTGTTCACACAGATCTCAAACCAGAAAACATTCTTTTGCTATCCACCATTGACCCCAAGAAAGATCCAAAGAAGCTTGGTGTCCCACTTATACCTTCTTCTAATAAAGGTAAATCCATCATTGCTACAAGCTCTTCTTCTGGATCAAATATTTGCAAGAAAGGAAATCAGCAGATAAGATCGAATCAGAAGGGGAAATTAGTAGCTCAAGATTGCGGGACTGCAGcaaatgaagaagaggagaaattGGGTGTAGAAGCCCAAACAAGGACATGGGGCAATGAAAAGATCTTGTCTGGTGCCTGGGAAGGAAACCTTGCTCAGAGAATTAGAGAACTCAATATTAACAGCCTTTCTGAGAAGCAGAATTCAATGTCGTCCCTTGATCTTAAGTGCAAGATAGGTGATATGGGTAATGCTCGCTGGCTTCCTATTGATAAAATGGGTCCTATTCAAACACATCGTTACAAGTGTCCAGAGACCCTTCTGGGATCTTCATTCTCTACTCCAGCAGATATATGGTCTGTTGGATGCATTGCCTTTGAGCTTGCCACAGGTGATTTCTTGTTTAGTCATCGAGCGAAGAACAATCAAGAGAAGCTTGTAAATCACCTGGGCTTAATGATTGAACTCCTTGGTGTGATGCCCTGGGGAGTTGCTACGGGTGGCAAGGTTTCTAGAGATTTATTCGACAACAAGGGTAATGTAAAAGGCTATAGGAAGTGTGGAAGGAAATTGATCGATCTGCTTCGAGATAAATTTGGGTATGCCAAAAAGAATGCAGATGATTTCAGAGACTTTCTTGTTCCTCTCTTACATTTTGTACCGGAAAAGCGACCCACTGCAATGCAAGCCCTTCTTCACCCCTGGCTTGGTGGTGGGCCCCGCCTTCTTCAACCATCATCATCCGCAGCCCAAACACAGCAAAATGCTGAGGTTATTCCAGAAGAGAAGACAGCAGTTTAG